The DNA window GAGGCTCCAAACTTGGAGATATCACAGCCAGATTGAAATCAGTCGAGTTGTTCTTTGATATCTCCTTCGTTTCGTGATAAACGCTCGAGTTTGATAAATCAGGTATGTTCACGGTTATTGCTTGCCCGTTTCTTGATGTGGTTTCGTGCGCGTAAAGTGCTAACAAAACCGCCTCAAACCCGGCTAACGGTTTACGTAACGGAATGCGAGATAGGTATAAGCCGGCTATAATGGGGAGAAACCGCAGGACTACCAGTTGGAGTTGAGGCGAGCCGGATTGGAATGTGTCGTAAAACCACCTGCAAAGGTGGTTGTCGCCAGCTCCGGAGTCGGGATGGCGGAGGAGGGTGGAGATTTGAGAGGAGACATGAGGGTGATGGAGGAGTGAAAATGGCGGGTCCTGAGAGGAAAGAATGGAGGGAGAGAGTGTGATTATGGGAGAAAGGGATTGAAGGGCGGACTGGATTTTGTGGGAGTAGTCTGTTATGGAGGATTGAGATGGTTTGTGGGCGGAGGTGGAGGTGGTTGCGGTGGTTGTTGTGGCGTCGGAGAGAAAGCTTTCTTGAGACATTGTAAAGAAAGATAGATCAAGAatgtaaagaagaaaaaaaaggtgaaTATGTGATACTTAGAAAAATGAGGATGAATATGCGATGATTAAGGAGGATAAATAGGATACCTTAATTCTACAAACAAACACATTAATTTACTTTGTTTTTCAATCCAATTACAAAGATTTACAGCGTGTCTTTAAGTCTTAACATTAATAGGAAATAATCAATATAGCACCAAATTTATAGGAATTCTAAGTTGTAgtaacaaacaaaacaattatataaagtACATAtaattatactccctccattttaaATTAGATGACATTTTTGGTAATGGCTCACATATTAAGGAGTCAATAAATTTGCCTTAAATATAAGTCTAAATGACTAATTTAACCCTAAACATTTACTTTGTGGAGAATTAATTATTGTTGTCATTAAACCTCAAAATAATGGAATGTATCGTTATGAAAAAGGGCAATGCTAAACGGCACAAAAAAAATTGGACACAAAATGGtccgaaataattttttttgcaaataaggTCTCGAATAAATTTACATCTTACAAATAAAatctttttcatttattatttgataattacttttttttggaaataaggaatttaagataaatagataaaaaatttgtcataaattgctcttttatttattatagaaAGAATTAATAGcttcattaatatattatttggtcattataatttattaaattagtgagttttataaaatttaaaaataataattagtatttaaaaagaatacacattttaataatttatatatcattCCATATCATTTTTCatatcaataataatttatattatttttctagatgatatttatattgattattttgcattttttaagttttatgtcttttttcagttttatattaataattattgataaaaaaatataaatataaatttaaaactaatatataaaaaatgatattatatttaataattaattttgtatttttcagttttaaatgatattaaatttaaaactaatatatataaaatgatattatattaattctattttttcagatttatatatatataattatacaataaaaaagaaaatataaatttaaaactaatatataaaaaattatattagatttaataatttattatacatatttagtagagaaaataacaagaaaagtcATAAATTACAATCGCTTTTCACCAATTATCATCTTAGTTAGAGTTATTTCTTTGTTAccattattatttcaattaatagcACAAAATCTATTTAGTTTTCATTTACTGCCATCTTCCTCAACCTTACACATGTCCAAGAATAAACACATGTTTTTTTATGTTAACTTATTGTCATCCCTATCAATAGCCTACACGTGTCCTCTTTTCTCTCTCATGTATCCCTCTTTTTTTCTCATGTGGTCCCCCtcctctctttctctctcttgaCATTtgttctctctctttttctctctcccACGTGGTGTCCTTTATGAAGAGAATGAGAAGGAAAAAATAACAAATGCTCACTCACTACttaacaaattatattttaagatttagtcttttttctttaacttttaaGTAGTCAGGTTAATTACTATTAAAGAGTAGGTTTACATTTCCCTCTAATCAACCattctataattaattaatcgttttttatttttaattaccagttaacaacttaataaaaataaatatttgtggCATTTTTAATAGTTcggtaattgaaaaaattgctaaaagcaGTTGTATGAAATGAAACGTATATAATTTAGAGCGTACACATGTATGGTACATTTCAGATATATTTTTAGCATAGCCACGTGGGATTGagtataaaaattgataaagaagcagatcaaatatttttatattttgaagttttatatatttaatttatatttaagaaTCTGAAATATTTTACTTCACTATTATactagaaaaaatatttacaaaaatgctggagatatatttgatacaactctcatacatatttgatatatttttcgatacatatttgatacatttctgatacattCCCGGTACGATGCAtcttcgatacatatttgatatatattcgatcgttcaaaatattttttcttgtttttatatatttttttgttttattacgtattttttatatatatatatatttgaacatttccgatacatatttgattcatttttgatacacatttgattcattttttataaatatatttgattcatttttgatacatatttgattcatttttgatacatctcaggtttattagataattattaatttattatttaaaaaataaatagttaaaagacGCGTATGtgaattaatttatcttttccaAAATCTTTTGATCGAGAAAGTGAATTATATGTAgtaaattagagtttaattaaccgaattaattaaactttttagtttttatcattaatttttatcgatttaattgaatcaaccgactaattcgataagttcatttatatatttatacattttccgatacatattttatacatgatagatacatttttaaaatgtactttatagatacatcatgatatatatttatacatgatagatacatcataatatataattatacatggcataaaaattaaataatttataaaaattgtattatttgtgtatttatgtattttttaaaatttaataaatttaataaatttaagtttttagaattaaaagtaatattgtttttaaaatttatgttatataaatgaattattcAGGTAtgtggtgtgtgtgtgtgtgtgtatgagAAAGGGGGACCACGTGGCAAGagggagagagaaagagagaaaaaaaaacacatgagagagaaaaagagaaaaaagagagaaaaagggGGACCACGTGGGAAAGAGAAAGAGAGACCACATGTCTTCTTCTTATTGGGATGGCATGAATGTAAAATTTTGGTGTTTTGTGGTACGAATGTAAAATAAATGAGTTAAATGGCAATTAGTGTAATTGGAGGCcaatttttggcatttttgttgttttctctaTTTAGTAAGATATATGatgagattttattttaaaaactatcCTTGATAGATATGGAAAGGAGCGGTCAATATCGTTTCCATTCATATTAACAATTATTCTCCTATTGACTATAATAAAGTTTCTCTCATTATAATAAATAACTCACTATTTTCAATAGAAATAAAATTGCATTTccactttaataattttttttactattataaatGACTAACTATTTTATGTAGCCTATATAAAAGAGTgatataactatttttttattcaacagtggataaattaaaataaaatggtaGATACAAATGGATTTAGAGCATGAATAATGAGGGAAATATTTCATTTGAGTGAAGAATATAGCTTATTCAATTTgagtatattattattaaatattaaataaaataaaataaattaattagggTGGAAATATTTTCAGAGCAAATTCTGATACGACCAgagcaatttttaaaatttggacattactatcttttaataattagtcaactatgttttttttttttactatttttgttcaaaaaaagtAGCAATGTCCaaattttaagggttttaatttGAGGTCCTCACAGTTCACAATCTGGTGGTTCCGGTTCGGAATCAccgggtcacggttcaagaaaaagtgAAACTGGCCCGTAACCGCCTAAGAGACGGTTCCATGACGGTTTGGAACCGGACAGTTCCGGTTCCTGTTTAGaacggtttaaaaaaaaattaattactaaaatatgtaatttaccaataaaataactcacggatatagttttataagaaaataaataatttttttaaaaaatttaaaatattaactaaaattttaactaaaacaaatactccctccgtcccattctaattgagaaaatttcaattgcacattatttaagaaattttagtaattttacttttatatcctcacattacattaaatgcatcacaactttttaaaaatatgctttttaaatgcattaattgaagaGGGTAAAAACAGAAAAGTAGTGTGAAAAGTACTCTATAAATAGTaattgtcaattagaatgggacacccaaaataaaaaatacgttcaattagaatgggacggagggagtataacgtatattttattgcaaaagtaaatatattatatgataaagatataatatatattttaaatatataatatatattttttatcaacgggTTCAACTCTTGAATTGCCGGTTCCGACCCGGAACCaccggttcacggttcaacaaatCTGAAACCGGTCCAAAACCGCCCTTCGTACGGTTCCGGACCGGTTTTAGTCCGATTCCGGATTTGACCGGTTTCGAGCCGGGTTTGAACGGGCCGTttccgggccggttcacgggctgacccAGCCCATGGCCATCTCTAGTTTTAATAGGCAATAATGCGAGTGCTTTGTCTTCCTTCTCCTCTTTCAACACGTcatgaaaaaatttataatgagcTGTCATGGGCTCCTGGAGCAACATTATATCACGTAATTCCTCATCGTTAACGAAAA is part of the Mercurialis annua linkage group LG3, ddMerAnnu1.2, whole genome shotgun sequence genome and encodes:
- the LOC126674326 gene encoding uncharacterized protein LOC126674326; translation: MSQESFLSDATTTTATTSTSAHKPSQSSITDYSHKIQSALQSLSPIITLSPSILSSQDPPFSLLHHPHVSSQISTLLRHPDSGAGDNHLCRWFYDTFQSGSPQLQLVVLRFLPIIAGLYLSRIPLRKPLAGFEAVLLALYAHETTSRNGQAITVNIPDLSNSSVYHETKEISKNNSTDFNLAVISPSLEPHGTVRSTRRARIVGVTLELYFSKISAMPVDSKVDFCEFCKLWCGEMYKEFDGKEKADEEGRIPLPWELLQPILRILSHCLLGAHRKEKNLVESAGKACASLYGRCLRDIDAKAILATGSLLRLSKMDHVNPNIENEIDCTEVTITSVISL